The following proteins are co-located in the Massilia litorea genome:
- a CDS encoding 3-hydroxyacyl-CoA dehydrogenase NAD-binding domain-containing protein, which produces MNDIRCIGVIGTGVIGASWAAYFLARGFDVSASDPMPGAEDKLRAAVRAHWPILEQMGLAQGASADRLRFSADLEQALQGVDFVQESGPEREDLKLALFRDMDGLLPGRVILASSSSGLLMSKVQEACFHPERVVLGHPFNPPHMIPLVEVIGGALTSAETVERTMAFYAAIGKRPIHVRKEVPGHIANRLQAALWREAFHLVEQGVATVADVDTAIAYGPGLRWALMGPFMNLHLSGGEGGIRHMLDHLGGPIESWWDDLGTPRITEELKLQLAAGVEAALAGRDGAQLAPTRDALLARLLEAKAGTDKLP; this is translated from the coding sequence ATGAACGATATCCGCTGTATCGGCGTGATCGGCACCGGCGTGATCGGCGCCAGTTGGGCGGCCTATTTCCTGGCGCGCGGTTTCGACGTCTCGGCCAGCGACCCGATGCCGGGTGCGGAAGACAAACTGCGCGCGGCGGTGCGCGCGCACTGGCCGATCCTGGAGCAGATGGGGCTGGCCCAGGGCGCTTCTGCGGACCGGCTGCGCTTCTCCGCCGATCTGGAGCAGGCCCTGCAGGGCGTGGACTTCGTGCAGGAGAGCGGTCCCGAGCGCGAGGACCTGAAACTGGCCCTGTTCCGCGACATGGATGGGCTGCTGCCGGGGCGGGTCATCCTGGCCTCGAGCTCCTCGGGCCTCCTGATGAGCAAGGTGCAGGAGGCCTGCTTTCACCCCGAGCGCGTCGTGCTCGGCCACCCCTTCAATCCGCCGCACATGATTCCGCTGGTCGAGGTGATCGGCGGCGCGCTGACATCGGCCGAGACGGTCGAACGCACCATGGCCTTCTACGCGGCGATCGGCAAGCGCCCGATCCACGTGCGCAAGGAAGTGCCTGGCCATATCGCCAACCGCCTGCAGGCCGCGCTCTGGCGCGAAGCCTTTCACCTCGTCGAACAGGGCGTGGCGACCGTGGCCGACGTCGATACCGCGATCGCCTACGGTCCCGGCCTGCGCTGGGCGCTGATGGGGCCCTTCATGAACCTGCACCTGTCGGGCGGCGAGGGCGGGATCCGCCACATGCTCGACCACCTGGGCGGACCGATCGAAAGCTGGTGGGACGACCTCGGCACGCCGCGCATCACCGAGGAGTTGAAGCTGCAGCTGGCCGCCGGCGTCGAGGCGGCCCTGGCCGGGCGAGACGGCGCCCAGCTGGCGCCGACGCGCGACGCCTTGCTGGCCCGGCTGCTCGAGGCCAAGGCGGGGACGGACAAGCTGCCGTAG
- a CDS encoding ABC transporter ATP-binding protein encodes MTTSILQVNDLHVAYGKVEALHGLNIRVGAGQIVTVIGPNGAGKSTMLNAIAGAQVANASTRGAVLLRGADVGSYPVEQRVAQGMSLVPESRDLFTTMSVEDNLLLGAYTRYRRREKDYAATLESVYELFPRLRERRMQAAGTMSGGERQMVALGRALMARPTLLMLDEPSLGLAPLIVKEIFRVIVRLKETGVGILLVEQNARAALQAADYGYVLETGEVVMEGPAAQLANDPKVIDTYLGLNKKSA; translated from the coding sequence ATGACGACGTCCATCCTTCAAGTGAACGACCTGCACGTCGCCTACGGCAAGGTCGAAGCCCTGCACGGCCTGAACATCCGGGTCGGGGCCGGCCAGATCGTGACCGTCATCGGCCCCAACGGCGCAGGTAAATCGACCATGTTGAATGCCATCGCCGGCGCGCAGGTGGCGAATGCCTCGACCCGCGGCGCGGTGCTGCTGCGCGGCGCGGACGTGGGCAGCTATCCGGTGGAGCAGCGCGTCGCGCAGGGCATGAGCCTGGTGCCGGAAAGCCGCGACCTGTTCACCACCATGAGCGTGGAGGACAACCTGCTGCTGGGCGCCTACACCCGCTACAGGCGGCGCGAGAAGGACTACGCGGCGACGCTGGAATCGGTCTATGAACTGTTCCCGCGCCTGCGCGAGCGGCGCATGCAGGCGGCGGGCACGATGTCCGGCGGCGAGCGCCAGATGGTGGCCCTCGGCCGCGCGCTGATGGCCAGGCCAACGCTGCTGATGCTGGACGAGCCCAGCCTGGGTCTCGCGCCCCTGATCGTCAAGGAGATCTTCCGCGTCATCGTGCGCTTGAAGGAAACCGGCGTCGGTATCCTGCTGGTCGAGCAGAACGCGCGCGCGGCGCTGCAGGCGGCCGACTACGGTTATGTGCTGGAGACCGGCGAGGTCGTGATGGAAGGGCCGGCTGCGCAACTGGCGAACGACCCGAAGGTGATCGACACCTATCTGGGGCTGAACAAGAAATCGGCTTGA